A genomic segment from Brevundimonas sp. SORGH_AS_0993 encodes:
- the pyrC gene encoding dihydroorotase, which translates to MTTLAILNARVLDPATGYDGPGGVLIENGRIVRVMHGAAEIDADQTVDADGLCLAPGLIDIRVKTGEPGAEPKETLKSASLAAAAGGVTTIVVQPDTDPAVDDPAMIDFIQRRGAALNLVNVRAAGAATKALDGQRMAEIGLMDEAGALYFTDGDKVIVNSRTLQRVMSYAAAFNALIACRPSDPWLTEGAVAASGELATRLGLSGSPAIAERIGLERDLALVEQTGARFLVDQISTEGALETLARARAKGLEVAVSVSINHLCFNEVDIGDYRTFYRLDPPLRSEADRQALIEAVRGGLIDVITSAHAPAPAEDKRRPFAEAAPGAVGLETLLPAALTLHHEDGLDLLDVLRPLTHGPAALLGLDAGVLAEGAPADLVLFDPGAPIIVDADALRSKSKNSPFDGRRLQGKVVGTWVGGRKVH; encoded by the coding sequence ATGACCACCCTCGCCATCCTCAACGCCCGCGTTCTGGATCCCGCCACCGGCTATGACGGCCCTGGCGGCGTGCTGATCGAGAACGGCCGCATCGTCCGCGTCATGCACGGCGCGGCGGAAATCGACGCAGACCAGACCGTAGACGCCGACGGCCTGTGCCTCGCTCCGGGCCTGATCGACATTCGGGTCAAGACCGGCGAACCGGGCGCCGAGCCCAAGGAGACGCTGAAGTCCGCCAGCCTGGCCGCCGCCGCCGGGGGCGTCACCACCATCGTGGTCCAGCCCGACACCGACCCCGCCGTCGACGATCCGGCGATGATCGACTTCATCCAGCGTCGCGGCGCGGCCCTGAATCTGGTCAATGTCCGTGCCGCCGGCGCCGCCACAAAGGCCCTGGACGGCCAGCGCATGGCCGAGATCGGCCTGATGGACGAGGCCGGCGCCCTGTATTTCACCGACGGCGACAAGGTCATCGTCAACAGCCGCACCCTGCAACGGGTGATGAGCTACGCCGCCGCCTTCAACGCCTTGATCGCCTGCCGCCCATCCGACCCCTGGCTGACCGAAGGCGCCGTCGCCGCCTCCGGCGAACTGGCCACGCGCCTCGGTCTGTCGGGCAGCCCCGCCATCGCCGAACGCATCGGGCTTGAACGCGACCTGGCCCTGGTCGAACAGACCGGCGCCCGATTCCTGGTGGACCAGATTTCGACCGAAGGCGCGCTGGAAACCCTGGCTCGCGCCCGCGCCAAGGGGCTGGAGGTCGCCGTCAGCGTCTCGATCAACCACCTGTGCTTCAACGAGGTGGACATCGGCGATTACCGCACCTTCTACCGGCTGGACCCGCCGCTGCGATCCGAGGCCGACCGTCAGGCGTTGATCGAGGCCGTGCGCGGCGGCCTGATCGACGTCATCACCTCGGCCCACGCCCCCGCCCCCGCCGAAGACAAGCGCCGCCCGTTCGCCGAGGCCGCGCCCGGCGCCGTCGGCCTGGAAACCCTGCTTCCCGCCGCCCTGACGTTGCACCACGAGGACGGTCTGGACCTGCTGGACGTCCTTCGGCCCCTGACGCACGGCCCCGCCGCCCTGCTAGGTCTCGACGCCGGCGTTCTGGCCGAGGGCGCGCCCGCAGATCTGGTCCTGTTCGACCCCGGCGCGCCGATCATTGTCGATGCGGACGCCCTGCGCTCCAAGTCCAAGAACTCGCCCTTCGACGGCCGTCGCCTCCAGGGCAAGGTGGTCGGAACCTGGGTGGGTGGTCGCAAGGTTCACTGA
- a CDS encoding aspartate carbamoyltransferase catalytic subunit, translating into MTQPSLVTDQTIQERLVPFPKSHFLAASDLNPYVTPQLLDLGDAFVDFNRQSSKALDVLHGRTVVNLFFENSTRTSSSFEIAAKRLGADVVTMPVAASSVKKGETLIDTAVTLNAMKPDILVVRHSASGAAELLSQKVGCAVVNAGDGRHEHPTQALLDLLSLHRAFGDVTSLTVAICGDITHSRVARSNVALLQMMGARVRLIGPPTLVPGDADRWGCEVFHDMREGLQGCDVVMMLRLQLERMAGALVPSTREYFRFWGLDREKLAWAKPGAKVMHPGPMNRGVEIDSDVADDLDVSLIQDQVEMGVAARMAVLASLSARWGDK; encoded by the coding sequence ATGACCCAGCCCTCCCTCGTCACCGACCAGACAATTCAGGAGCGGCTGGTCCCGTTCCCGAAATCCCACTTCCTCGCCGCGTCGGACCTCAATCCGTATGTGACGCCGCAGTTGCTGGACCTGGGCGACGCCTTCGTCGACTTCAATCGCCAGTCGTCCAAGGCGTTGGACGTGCTGCACGGCCGCACGGTCGTGAACCTGTTCTTCGAGAACTCGACCCGCACTTCCTCCTCGTTCGAGATCGCCGCCAAGCGTCTGGGCGCCGACGTCGTGACCATGCCGGTCGCCGCCTCCTCGGTGAAGAAGGGCGAGACGCTGATCGACACGGCGGTGACGCTGAACGCCATGAAGCCCGACATTCTGGTCGTTCGTCACTCGGCCTCGGGCGCGGCCGAACTGCTCAGCCAGAAGGTCGGATGCGCCGTGGTCAACGCCGGGGATGGTCGCCATGAGCACCCGACCCAGGCCCTGCTGGACCTGCTGTCCCTGCACCGCGCCTTCGGCGACGTGACCAGCCTGACCGTGGCCATCTGCGGCGACATCACCCACAGCCGCGTGGCCCGGTCCAACGTCGCCCTGTTGCAGATGATGGGCGCGCGCGTGCGCCTGATCGGCCCGCCGACCCTGGTGCCCGGCGACGCCGACCGCTGGGGCTGCGAGGTCTTTCACGACATGCGCGAAGGCTTGCAGGGCTGCGACGTGGTGATGATGCTGCGCCTTCAGCTTGAGCGGATGGCCGGCGCCCTGGTCCCCTCGACCCGCGAATATTTCCGCTTCTGGGGTCTGGACCGCGAGAAGCTGGCCTGGGCCAAGCCGGGCGCCAAGGTCATGCACCCCGGCCCGATGAACCGGGGCGTCGAGATCGATTCCGACGTCGCCGACGACCTGGATGTCTCCCTGATCCAGGACCAGGTCGAGATGGGCGTCGCCGCCCGCATGGCCGTCCTGGCCTCCCTCTCCGCCCGTTGGGGAGACAAGTGA
- a CDS encoding AEC family transporter, with the protein MTALIAGVLPVFLMIALGYGLRKSGFLPDEAWRPIEKLSINIFYPSFLIPAIWHADLAGGGATVAGAAAVGATLIVAAATLAAKPLITLDGPAYTSVFQGVIRWNSFVFVPVIQSIYGSEGTALAAVAIAFIIPVTNIACVAVLARWGALHREPSVVGLIKSMLANPILLACLIGLALNFLRVPLIPGLSEVMDLLGAAALPLGLIVAGAGLSFAEVKRRRKTIAAVTLVKLGVMPPMMWFIAWALGGDSLAQGIALICGAAPGSAASYVLARQMGGDAPLIAGVIALTTVGSAVVIPILLALFHFT; encoded by the coding sequence TTGACGGCCCTGATCGCCGGCGTCCTGCCGGTCTTTCTGATGATCGCCCTGGGCTATGGCTTGCGAAAGTCCGGCTTTCTGCCCGACGAGGCCTGGCGGCCGATCGAGAAACTGTCGATCAACATCTTCTATCCCAGCTTCCTGATCCCCGCGATCTGGCACGCAGACCTCGCCGGGGGCGGCGCGACCGTGGCGGGGGCTGCGGCGGTGGGGGCGACCCTGATCGTGGCGGCGGCGACCCTGGCGGCCAAGCCCCTGATCACCCTGGACGGCCCGGCCTACACCAGCGTCTTTCAGGGCGTGATCCGCTGGAACAGTTTCGTCTTCGTGCCGGTGATCCAGTCGATCTACGGCTCCGAAGGCACGGCGCTCGCCGCCGTGGCCATCGCCTTCATCATTCCGGTGACGAACATCGCCTGCGTCGCCGTGCTGGCCAGATGGGGGGCGTTGCATCGCGAGCCTTCGGTCGTCGGCCTCATCAAGTCGATGCTGGCCAATCCGATCCTGCTGGCCTGCCTGATCGGCCTGGCGCTGAATTTCCTGCGTGTTCCGCTGATCCCCGGCCTGTCCGAGGTGATGGACCTTCTGGGCGCCGCCGCCCTGCCACTGGGCCTGATCGTCGCGGGGGCGGGCTTGTCCTTCGCCGAGGTCAAACGCCGTCGAAAGACCATCGCCGCCGTCACCCTGGTCAAGCTGGGCGTCATGCCGCCGATGATGTGGTTCATCGCCTGGGCGCTGGGTGGCGACAGCCTGGCCCAGGGGATCGCCCTGATCTGCGGCGCCGCGCCGGGTTCGGCGGCCTCCTATGTCCTGGCGCGCCAGATGGGCGGCGACGCGCCCCTGATCGCGGGCGTCATCGCCCTGACCACCGTGGGCAGCGCCGTGGTCATCCCCATCCTTCTGGCCCTGTTTCACTTCACCTGA
- the ruvX gene encoding Holliday junction resolvase RuvX → MPVLDLLELPAACPPDTPWMGLDLGEKTIGVAVSDATRLIASPLELIRKSRFTHEAEQLFKLMAHRKVSALVIGLPANMDGTEGPRAQSCRAFARNLERLRPVNVAFWDERLSTSAVERFLIEDLDLNRKRRAQVVDRTAAAWILQGALDRVRDQAT, encoded by the coding sequence GTGCCCGTCCTCGACCTTCTCGAACTCCCCGCCGCCTGCCCGCCCGACACGCCGTGGATGGGGCTGGACCTGGGCGAGAAGACCATCGGTGTCGCCGTGTCGGACGCCACGCGCCTGATCGCCTCGCCGCTGGAGCTGATCCGCAAGTCCAGGTTCACGCATGAGGCTGAACAGCTTTTCAAGCTGATGGCGCATCGCAAGGTCTCGGCTCTGGTCATCGGCCTGCCCGCCAATATGGATGGCACGGAAGGACCGCGCGCCCAGTCGTGCCGCGCCTTCGCCCGCAATCTGGAGCGGCTGCGCCCCGTCAACGTCGCCTTCTGGGACGAGCGCCTGTCCACCAGCGCCGTCGAACGCTTCCTGATCGAGGATCTGGACCTGAACCGCAAACGCCGTGCCCAGGTCGTGGACCGAACGGCCGCCGCCTGGATCCTGCAAGGGGCGCTGGATAGGGTTCGGGATCAGGCGACCTGA
- the gatC gene encoding Asp-tRNA(Asn)/Glu-tRNA(Gln) amidotransferase subunit GatC yields the protein MAIDAATVRKVAHLARIKTPEDRLEPLAQELNGILAWIEQLDQVDVEGVEPMTSNVAQPLRLREDIVTDGAKVDAVLSNAPKSADGFFVVPKVVE from the coding sequence ATGGCCATCGACGCTGCGACGGTGCGCAAGGTTGCGCATCTCGCCCGCATCAAGACCCCCGAGGATCGGCTGGAGCCTCTGGCGCAGGAGCTGAACGGCATCCTGGCCTGGATCGAGCAGTTGGATCAGGTGGATGTCGAAGGCGTGGAGCCGATGACCTCGAACGTCGCCCAGCCCCTGCGTCTGCGTGAAGACATCGTCACCGACGGCGCCAAGGTCGATGCGGTCCTGTCGAATGCGCCGAAGTCGGCGGACGGCTTCTTCGTCGTGCCCAAGGTGGTCGAATAG
- the gatA gene encoding Asp-tRNA(Asn)/Glu-tRNA(Gln) amidotransferase subunit GatA produces MSDLTKLTLKGAVDGLKAKDFSSAEITQAFLTNIEAANPTLNAYVEVTADKAMDMARASDARIASGEAGALEGAPLGIKDLFCTEGVQTTAGSNMLRGFVPPYESTVTANLWRDGAVMLGKLNMDEFAMGSSNETSAFGPVKNPWKSNGSNADLTPGGSSGGSASAVAADLCLAATASDTGGSIRQPAAFTGTVGIKPTYGRASRFGMVAFASSLDQAGPITKTVEDAALLLQSMCSFDARDSTSLDIATPDWTQSVGQSVKGLRIGVPREYVVDGMPAEIQALWDQGVAWLKDAGCEIVEISLPHTKYALPTYYIVAPAEASSNLARYDGMRFGHRADDFKSLDDLYATSRAEGFGKEVQRRLTIGAYVLSAGFYDAYYVKALKVRRRIAEDFDNVWGRVDAILTPSTPSAAFALGDKQIDPLTMYLNDVFTVTTNLAGLPGLSVPAGLDSNGLPLGLQVIGKALDEATVFQVGAALEKAAGFSARPDPWW; encoded by the coding sequence ATGAGCGACCTGACCAAACTGACACTGAAGGGCGCCGTCGACGGGCTGAAGGCCAAGGATTTCTCCTCGGCCGAAATCACCCAGGCATTCCTGACCAATATTGAGGCCGCCAATCCGACCCTGAACGCGTATGTCGAGGTGACGGCGGACAAGGCCATGGACATGGCCCGCGCGTCCGACGCCCGCATCGCCTCGGGCGAAGCCGGGGCGCTGGAAGGCGCGCCGCTGGGGATCAAGGACCTGTTCTGCACCGAGGGCGTGCAGACGACGGCTGGGTCCAACATGCTGCGCGGCTTCGTCCCGCCCTATGAATCGACCGTCACCGCCAATCTGTGGCGCGACGGGGCGGTCATGCTGGGCAAGCTGAACATGGACGAGTTCGCCATGGGCTCGTCCAACGAGACGTCGGCCTTTGGTCCGGTCAAGAACCCGTGGAAGTCGAACGGCTCCAACGCCGATCTGACGCCGGGCGGTTCGTCCGGCGGTTCGGCGTCGGCCGTGGCGGCCGACCTGTGCCTGGCCGCGACCGCTTCGGACACCGGCGGTTCGATCCGCCAGCCCGCCGCCTTCACCGGCACGGTCGGGATCAAGCCCACCTATGGCCGCGCCAGCCGGTTCGGCATGGTGGCCTTTGCGTCGTCGCTGGACCAGGCCGGGCCGATCACCAAGACGGTCGAGGATGCGGCCCTGCTGCTGCAATCCATGTGCTCGTTCGACGCCAGGGATTCGACCAGCCTGGACATCGCGACGCCCGACTGGACGCAATCGGTCGGCCAGTCGGTCAAGGGCCTGCGCATCGGCGTGCCGCGCGAATATGTCGTGGACGGGATGCCGGCCGAGATCCAGGCGCTGTGGGATCAGGGCGTGGCCTGGCTGAAGGACGCGGGCTGCGAGATCGTCGAGATCAGCTTGCCGCACACCAAATACGCGCTGCCGACCTATTATATAGTGGCGCCGGCCGAGGCCTCGTCGAACCTGGCCCGTTATGACGGGATGCGGTTCGGGCACCGCGCGGACGACTTCAAGTCGCTGGACGACCTGTACGCCACGTCTCGCGCCGAGGGCTTCGGCAAGGAGGTTCAGCGTCGCCTGACCATCGGCGCCTATGTGCTGTCGGCCGGTTTCTACGACGCCTATTATGTCAAGGCGCTGAAGGTGCGTCGCCGCATCGCCGAAGACTTCGACAATGTCTGGGGGCGGGTGGACGCCATCCTGACGCCGTCGACCCCGTCGGCCGCCTTTGCGTTGGGCGACAAGCAGATCGACCCCCTGACCATGTATCTGAACGACGTCTTTACGGTGACGACCAATCTGGCCGGTCTGCCGGGCCTGTCGGTGCCGGCGGGTCTGGATTCCAATGGCTTGCCGCTGGGTCTTCAGGTGATCGGCAAGGCGCTTGACGAGGCGACGGTGTTCCAGGTCGGCGCGGCCCTGGAGAAGGCGGCGGGTTTTTCGGCCCGCCCCGACCCGTGGTGGTAG
- a CDS encoding GAF domain-containing protein, which produces MGDRTGNDHRSLIKQVLDDGAGPARSALAASWRRSMTLYGLDPESRGQVATLTEAQLRQAREAMEPVTRAAQGVLDRLFLAVGDAGCCVLLCDAEGVPVERRGAVCDDETFHRWGLWPGAVWSEAVEGTNGIGTALAERRAVTIHRDQHFHTRNTGLSCSSHPIHDHRGRLAGALDVSSCRADQTEAMLGLIGAAVADAARAIEAQAFRQAFSDARIVLAGDAAERNAAALLAVDRDDLVIGATRAARLAFSITDERIAAQLAASEILGPGSIEADLLEAERGAVRRALALNNGNVSAAARALGVSRATLHRKLHRLGLAEPHGAAH; this is translated from the coding sequence ATGGGCGACCGGACGGGAAACGACCATCGAAGCCTGATCAAACAGGTTCTGGACGACGGCGCAGGACCGGCGCGCTCGGCGCTGGCGGCGTCGTGGCGGCGATCCATGACGCTGTACGGTCTGGACCCCGAAAGCCGGGGCCAAGTCGCCACCCTGACCGAAGCCCAGTTGCGTCAGGCGCGTGAGGCGATGGAGCCGGTCACGCGCGCGGCTCAAGGCGTGCTGGATCGTCTGTTTCTGGCCGTAGGCGATGCGGGCTGCTGTGTCCTGCTGTGCGACGCCGAGGGCGTACCGGTCGAACGACGCGGGGCGGTCTGCGACGACGAGACGTTCCATCGCTGGGGCCTGTGGCCCGGCGCCGTTTGGTCCGAGGCTGTGGAGGGCACCAACGGCATCGGCACCGCCCTGGCCGAGAGACGCGCGGTGACGATCCATCGGGATCAGCATTTCCACACGCGCAACACGGGGCTGAGTTGCTCCAGCCATCCGATCCACGACCATCGCGGCCGTCTTGCCGGGGCGCTGGACGTGTCATCCTGCCGGGCCGATCAGACCGAGGCCATGCTGGGCCTGATCGGCGCCGCCGTCGCCGACGCCGCTCGCGCCATCGAGGCCCAGGCCTTCCGCCAGGCCTTTTCCGACGCCCGGATCGTGCTGGCGGGCGATGCGGCCGAGCGGAATGCGGCGGCCCTTTTGGCCGTGGATCGGGACGATCTGGTGATCGGGGCGACACGGGCGGCGCGTCTGGCCTTTTCCATTACCGACGAGCGCATCGCGGCCCAACTGGCGGCGTCTGAAATCCTGGGCCCCGGCTCCATCGAGGCCGACCTGCTGGAGGCCGAGCGCGGGGCGGTCAGACGGGCCCTGGCCTTGAACAACGGCAATGTCTCGGCCGCCGCGCGGGCTCTGGGCGTCAGTCGCGCGACCCTGCATCGCAAACTGCACCGGCTGGGTTTGGCCGAGCCGCACGGCGCGGCTCATTGA
- a CDS encoding aldehyde dehydrogenase family protein, whose translation MTKPEFIRAVTPKFKARYDNFIGGQWVPPVNGRYFENTSPVNGRVLCEVARSDAADVELALDAAHAAKDAWGQTSPAQRAVILNRIADRIEANLQAVAEAETWDNGKPVRETLAADIPLAVDHFRYFAGCIRAQEGGISELDHDTVAYHFHEPLGVVGQIIPWNFPILMAAWKIAPALAAGNCIVLKPAEQTPASILLVVELIQDLLPAGVLNIVSGTGVEVGEPLATNPRIAKIAFTGSTAVGQKIMEYATRNIIPVTLELGGKSPNIFFKDVMDHDDAFLDKALEGFAMFALNQGEVCTCPSRALVHEDIYDAFIEKAIARVKAIKQGDPLDPSTQVGAQASDQQLKKILGYLKIGADEGAEVLTGGHQAVLKDDLSGGFYVEPTVFKGTNNMRIFQEEIFGPVLAVTTFKTLEEAIAIANDTEYGLGAGVWSRDMNTAYRAGRAIQAGRVWTNCYHQYPAHAAFGGYKKSGIGRENHRMMLDHYQQTKNLLVSYSPDKLGFF comes from the coding sequence ATGACCAAGCCCGAATTCATCCGCGCCGTGACGCCCAAGTTCAAGGCGCGCTACGATAATTTCATCGGCGGACAGTGGGTCCCGCCCGTCAACGGCCGCTATTTCGAGAACACCTCCCCGGTGAACGGCCGCGTCCTGTGTGAGGTCGCGCGTTCGGACGCGGCCGATGTCGAACTGGCGTTGGACGCCGCCCATGCCGCCAAGGACGCCTGGGGCCAGACCAGCCCGGCCCAGCGCGCCGTCATCCTGAACAGGATCGCCGACCGGATCGAAGCCAATTTGCAAGCCGTCGCCGAGGCCGAGACCTGGGATAACGGCAAGCCGGTGCGCGAAACCCTGGCCGCCGACATCCCCTTGGCCGTTGATCACTTCCGCTATTTCGCCGGCTGCATCCGTGCCCAGGAAGGTGGGATTTCGGAGCTGGACCACGACACGGTCGCCTATCATTTCCACGAGCCGCTGGGCGTGGTCGGGCAGATCATCCCCTGGAACTTCCCGATCCTGATGGCTGCCTGGAAGATCGCTCCGGCCCTGGCGGCGGGCAACTGCATCGTGTTGAAACCGGCCGAACAGACCCCGGCGTCGATCCTTCTGGTGGTCGAGCTGATCCAGGATCTGCTGCCTGCCGGCGTGCTAAACATCGTGTCGGGCACGGGCGTCGAGGTCGGTGAGCCGCTGGCCACCAATCCCCGCATCGCCAAGATCGCCTTCACCGGCTCAACCGCCGTCGGTCAGAAGATCATGGAATATGCGACCAGGAATATCATTCCGGTCACGCTGGAGCTGGGTGGCAAGTCGCCCAACATCTTCTTCAAGGACGTGATGGATCACGACGACGCCTTCCTGGACAAGGCGCTGGAAGGCTTCGCCATGTTCGCCCTGAACCAGGGCGAGGTCTGCACCTGCCCCAGCCGGGCCCTGGTGCACGAGGACATCTATGACGCCTTCATCGAGAAGGCGATCGCGCGGGTGAAGGCGATCAAGCAGGGCGATCCGCTCGATCCCTCAACCCAGGTCGGCGCCCAGGCGTCGGACCAGCAGCTGAAGAAGATCCTGGGCTATCTGAAGATCGGCGCGGACGAAGGCGCCGAGGTTCTGACCGGCGGCCATCAGGCGGTGCTGAAGGACGATCTGTCGGGCGGCTTCTATGTCGAACCGACCGTGTTCAAGGGTACGAACAACATGCGGATCTTCCAGGAAGAGATCTTCGGCCCCGTTCTCGCCGTGACCACCTTCAAGACGCTGGAAGAGGCTATCGCCATCGCCAACGACACCGAATACGGCCTGGGCGCCGGGGTGTGGTCGCGCGACATGAACACCGCCTATCGCGCCGGCCGCGCCATTCAGGCCGGACGGGTGTGGACCAACTGCTATCACCAGTATCCGGCCCACGCGGCGTTCGGGGGCTACAAGAAGTCGGGCATCGGGCGTGAAAACCACCGGATGATGCTGGACCACTATCAGCAGACCAAGAACCTGCTGGTCAGCTACAGCCCGGACAAGCTGGGCTTCTTCTGA
- the adhP gene encoding alcohol dehydrogenase AdhP, translating to MAKTMKAAVVRQFGKPLTIDEVEIPQPGPGQIQVKIEASGVCHTDLHAAEGDWPVKPNPPFIPGHEGVGYVSAVGAGVKLVKEGDRVGIPWLYSSCGHCKHCLGGWETLCHEQQNTGYSVNGGFAEYAIADPNYVGHLPANVSFNDIAPILCAGVTVYKGLKMTDTKPGDWVVISGIGGLGHVAVQYAKAMGMNVAAVDVDDAKLDLARRLGATVTVNAKTSNDPAADIKAQTDGGAQGVLVTAVSPKAFEQAVNMTSRGATIALNGLPPGDFPLSIFDMVLNGTTVRGSIVGTRLDLQEALQFAADEKVKATVSVEPLENINSIFERMHKGQIEGRVVMSIN from the coding sequence ATGGCCAAGACCATGAAGGCCGCCGTCGTGCGCCAGTTCGGCAAGCCGCTGACCATCGACGAGGTCGAAATCCCGCAGCCCGGTCCCGGGCAGATCCAGGTCAAGATCGAGGCGTCGGGCGTGTGCCACACCGACCTGCACGCCGCCGAGGGCGACTGGCCCGTCAAGCCCAACCCGCCCTTCATCCCCGGCCATGAAGGCGTAGGCTATGTCTCGGCCGTGGGCGCGGGGGTCAAGCTGGTCAAGGAAGGCGACCGGGTCGGCATTCCGTGGCTCTATTCGTCCTGCGGTCACTGCAAACACTGTCTCGGCGGTTGGGAGACCCTGTGCCACGAGCAGCAGAACACCGGCTATTCGGTCAATGGCGGCTTTGCCGAATATGCCATCGCCGATCCGAACTACGTCGGCCATCTGCCCGCCAACGTCAGTTTCAACGACATCGCCCCGATCCTGTGCGCTGGGGTGACGGTCTATAAGGGGCTGAAGATGACGGACACCAAGCCGGGCGACTGGGTGGTGATCTCGGGCATCGGCGGGCTGGGTCACGTCGCGGTCCAGTACGCCAAGGCCATGGGCATGAACGTCGCCGCCGTGGACGTGGACGACGCCAAGCTGGACCTGGCGCGTCGGCTTGGGGCGACCGTGACGGTCAACGCCAAGACCTCCAACGACCCCGCCGCCGACATCAAGGCCCAGACCGACGGCGGCGCGCAGGGCGTGCTGGTCACGGCCGTTTCGCCCAAGGCGTTCGAACAGGCGGTCAACATGACCTCGCGCGGGGCGACCATCGCCCTCAACGGCCTGCCGCCCGGGGACTTCCCCTTGTCGATCTTCGACATGGTGCTGAACGGGACGACGGTGCGCGGCTCGATCGTCGGCACCCGTCTGGACCTGCAGGAGGCGCTTCAGTTCGCCGCCGACGAGAAGGTCAAGGCGACGGTCTCGGTCGAACCGCTGGAGAACATCAACAGCATCTTCGAACGGATGCACAAGGGTCAGATCGAAGGCCGGGTCGTGATGAGCATCAACTGA
- the gatB gene encoding Asp-tRNA(Asn)/Glu-tRNA(Gln) amidotransferase subunit GatB, with translation MTDTVSTAKTIKGRTGDWEIVMGLEIHAQVASKAKLFSGAAVGFGAGPNEQVSLVDAGFPGMLPTLNKHCVEQAVKTGLGLRAQINRRSQFDRKNYFYPDLPTGYQISQLYYPIVGEGVVEVEAEDGSFFNVGIERLHLEQDAGKLIHDLSPTESYVDLNRAGTALMEIVSRPDLRTPEEAVAYVKKIRTILIYLGTCDGDMEKGNLRADVNVSVCRAGSYDKFKATGDFSFLGTRCEIKNVNSFRFISQAIQYEARRQIEILEDGGSIIQETRLFDPVKGETRSMRSKEEAQDYRYFPDPDLLPLDLEEAWIAEIKASLPELPDDKRKRLMSEYGLSQYDAIVLISEQAKADYFEAAAKGRDAKLVSNWVTNEVSARLAAEGKDFSENPLPAAHVAQLVELIETNVISSKIAKQVFDLVWNGEGSPAEVVEKHGLKQVTDTGAIEKAVDEIIAANPDKAGAVAEKPQAIGWFVGQVMKATGGKANPAAVNDILKAKLGL, from the coding sequence ATGACCGACACTGTTTCGACCGCGAAAACCATCAAGGGCCGCACCGGCGATTGGGAAATCGTCATGGGGCTGGAAATCCACGCCCAGGTGGCGTCCAAGGCCAAGCTGTTCTCCGGGGCGGCCGTGGGCTTTGGCGCAGGACCGAACGAGCAGGTGTCGCTGGTGGATGCGGGCTTTCCCGGGATGCTGCCGACGCTGAACAAGCACTGCGTCGAACAGGCGGTGAAAACGGGCCTGGGCCTGCGGGCGCAGATCAACAGGCGCAGCCAGTTCGACCGCAAGAACTACTTCTATCCCGACCTGCCGACCGGCTATCAGATCAGCCAACTCTATTACCCCATCGTGGGTGAAGGCGTGGTCGAGGTGGAGGCCGAGGACGGCAGCTTCTTCAACGTCGGCATCGAGCGGCTGCACCTGGAGCAGGACGCCGGCAAGCTGATCCACGACCTGTCGCCGACCGAGAGCTATGTCGACTTGAACCGGGCCGGCACGGCGCTAATGGAAATCGTCTCGCGCCCCGATCTGCGCACGCCGGAAGAGGCAGTCGCCTATGTGAAGAAGATCCGGACCATCCTGATCTATCTGGGCACCTGCGACGGCGACATGGAGAAGGGCAATCTGCGCGCCGACGTCAACGTCTCGGTGTGCCGCGCGGGCAGCTATGACAAGTTCAAGGCGACGGGCGATTTCAGCTTCCTGGGCACGCGCTGCGAAATCAAGAACGTCAACAGCTTCCGCTTCATTTCTCAAGCGATCCAGTATGAGGCGCGCCGCCAGATCGAGATTTTGGAGGACGGCGGTTCGATCATCCAGGAGACCCGTCTGTTCGATCCCGTAAAGGGCGAAACGCGGTCGATGCGGTCCAAGGAGGAGGCGCAGGATTATCGCTACTTCCCCGACCCCGACCTGCTGCCGCTAGACTTGGAAGAGGCTTGGATCGCCGAGATCAAGGCGTCGCTGCCCGAACTGCCGGATGACAAGCGCAAGCGATTGATGAGCGAGTATGGCCTGTCGCAGTACGACGCCATCGTGCTGATCTCGGAGCAGGCCAAGGCCGACTATTTCGAGGCGGCGGCGAAAGGTCGAGACGCCAAGCTGGTGTCGAACTGGGTCACGAACGAGGTGTCGGCGCGCTTGGCGGCCGAGGGCAAGGACTTCAGCGAGAACCCGCTGCCGGCGGCCCATGTCGCCCAGTTGGTCGAACTGATCGAGACCAACGTCATCTCGTCCAAGATCGCCAAGCAAGTTTTTGACCTGGTCTGGAACGGCGAGGGTTCGCCGGCTGAGGTGGTGGAGAAGCACGGGCTGAAACAGGTCACGGACACCGGCGCCATAGAAAAGGCCGTGGACGAGATCATCGCCGCCAATCCCGACAAGGCGGGGGCGGTGGCGGAGAAGCCCCAGGCCATCGGCTGGTTCGTCGGTCAGGTCATGAAGGCCACGGGGGGCAAGGCCAATCCCGCGGCGGTCAATGACATCCTGAAGGCCAAGCTGGGGCTTTGA